Genomic window (Leptotrichia sp. oral taxon 212):
ATTATAGTAGTGAATGCAAAGAATGCCAGACATACAGCTAGTAAAACCGCACCAAATTCACCAAATGAGAGTTTAAATGCACCCTGTGTAAGCTGAGCACCTACAAGATATTTACCATTTGCACCCTGTACATTATATGCACCAGTTACTAAAATAGATAATGCTGTTGCTGTACATACTAATATAGTGTCTATAAATACTCCAACCATTGCTGATAATCCCTGTTCTGACGGATGTTTAACATGTGCAACTGCATGTGCATGTGGAGTAGAACCCATTCCTGCCTCATTTGAGAAGAGTCCTCTTGCAACACCTTTCTGAACTGCCACCTTAACTACAGATCCTGCAATACCACCTGCTACTGCATTTCCTGTAAATGCACTTTTAAATATCCAAGCAATTGTAGGAATTACTTCTTTATTGAATATAATTAGTATAACGATACTTCCCAATATATAAACTACTGCCATAATAGGAACTACAAGCTCAGCAAATTTTGCTATTCTTCCCATTCCACCCATAAATATTAAAGCTGCCAATACTGCAACAACAACACCTATTATACCAGGATTTATACCTTCTAAACCACTTATTCCTTTAATTCCTGCAGCAATTGAATTTGACTGAACGGCATTTCCCATAAACCCTAATGCCAGTATAATTGTAACTGCAAAAAAAACTGCCAAACCTTTTGCAAGTCCTCCTGTTTTCTTCAAACCTTCAGAAATATAGTAAGCAGGTCCTCCTACTAACTCTCCGTTGACTTTTCTTCTATATTTTTGCGCAAGACATGCTTCAGTGAAAATTGTTCCCATACCTAGAAATGCAGAAACCCACATCCAGAATACAGCTCCAGGTCCTCCTGCTGTTATTGCTGTTGCAACTCCTGCCACGTTACCAGTACCAACTTGTGCCGCAACTGCTGTTGCAAGGGCCTGAAATGATGACATTGATCCTTTCTGAGAATCTTTTTTCTTAAATAGTCCTCCAAATACAAGACCAAATGCTCTTGGCATCTTAGTTATCTGTGGAAATCCTAAAATAATGCTTAAAAATGCTCCTGCTCCAAGTAATCCCCACATAAGAATATTACTTGTAAGAAAATTATTCAGATTGTTTATAATATCTACTAAACCCATACTTCTCACTCCTTGTGCTATTATATTCAATGTACAGAAATAAAGTGTTATATTAAATTTATGGCAGCAAATTTTCTCTTAACTTCAAATAACCAATTATACTAACTAATAATTTATAAGCACTGTATGTCTGCACTAAAAATTACATATGTTCGTTATTTTTTTAACAAATTAATATCAGAATAATAATGATGCATCATTGTGCTAAAAATGAAAGCCTATAAATATTCCGTATAAAATTATAGGCTTTATTTTTTGGAATATCTTTATGTTACTGATACAAATTACGATAGCAGTCCTTCTGCTTTTAAAATTTCTTTTGCTTTATCTTTATTAACCTTATTTACAAGAATAATAGGTCCTGTACATCCCATTCCATTTTCAGCATATATACCATGTTTCCAAAGAACTTTAGTTGCATCTTCAAGATCCATGATATCTACACCTGCTATTTGAGATGTTACAACTTCTTTTTCAGGAGCCTTTATTTCTTCTGAAGGCTTATTTTCCTGTTTCTTATTTTTCAGTTCAGCAAAGATTTTATCCAATCCTGCCGCTTGTGCTTTTTTATATTCATCCCGAGCTAATACATTAACTTCTCCTGTAGCCACTTCATAAGCGTATTTTAACGCTTTTGCAACAACAGGTGATCCTGATGCTCTTGAAAGTATCAATATTCTTCTGTCATAATTTTCTCCTACTCCAGGACCATATCCGTATCCTTCAGCTTCATAGTCTCCACCTGTAGTAAATGAAGAGAATATTTTCATAAATAAATTTCCTGTTAATGAATCTGTTACCATGACATCAGGTGTACCCATCAACAGGTCATTTCCTCTCATTACTGCACCACCGTCAGCTCTTTGTGATTCTGTAAATTCAAAATCATATCCATTTTTTTGAAGTTCAGACAATATCTTTTCAGTCTGTCTTGCTCCTTCTATATTTATTATACCAACTGTAGGTTTTTTAATTCCTACTGATTTAGCCGTAGCTATACCATATATCGTATTTCTTACCATTGCTTCCACTCTATCAGTAGCAGATGTTCCGGTAGTTGTTGCTATAAACATTTCATTTCCTCTTCCAGGAGTTATTACTCTACCTACTGTTGAAACTCCTATTGGGAAATTATAATGCATTGTAACACAGGAAACTATTTCACCGCTGTCAAGCAGCTCTTCCATTTTTTTATGTGCTTCATCCTCAGTTTCAGTTTCGTAACTTTCAAAATCTTCATGACCTTTTCCTATAAGAACTATGTCAAATAAGTCATTTTTAGCCAGTTGCGCACCTTTTATAATATTTTCAGTACCATGTTCACTTCCTAAAGTTGTTACCCCTACTTTTACTTTTTTCCCAAAATTTCCTGTTTCAATAGCATCCGCTAATTCAAGCAGTACTTCAGAAATTATTTTTTTACTCATTATAGCATACACCTCCCTACTCTTCTGTATCTGCGATATTTTGAGCAAGTTTTTTAATTGATTCTGCTATTATTTTTCTTATTTCCTCTTTAGAAACTGCTCCTTCTTCAGATTTCTCTCCAGTATTTCTTTCAGCAATAAATGAAACACCATCAAATAAGTTTGTCATTCTTCCTAAGAATAAGCTTCCTTTTCCTACTATCATTGCTCTGTTTTTATTTCCTGTAGTCAGATCATCACGTAGGAATCCTACATAAGGTACTCCTGATGGAATATGCCCTTGTGTTGGAGCCCATCCTGGTAATCCTTTTGTATCAATAAATGATTTAAGATCTTTTTTCTCAATGTCTCCACGCATTACAGCCAATGCACCTATCATTTTATAGTTTGCTTCAGGTACATTTCCTGCTCCTGCAGCTTTTGTTATGTCAGGATTTTGCATTTCTACTGAGAATACATCTATATCTGTTATTTTTAAATTTGCTTTTTCTAGTCCTGGTGTTACAAGTGCTGAGATAACAGCCTGTGGAGAAGAACCAGTTCCAACATTATGCTTTCCAACTAAGTCAGTTCTTATTATAGGGTTTACTCCATCATTTTCAGAAACAAGTACTGCAAATCCACCTAAAACATCTTCCAATACAGGTATTCCTTTTTTAATGTGGTCTTTTGCGTTCATTCCTAATTTTGCTGTTGCTCCTCCTGCAACTACCATTACATTTTTATAAATTCCTGCTTTTACATACGAAGCAGCACTTATCAATGCATGTGTAGGTGCTGCACAGAATCCACGTAAATCTGAACCTGTAGCATTTACTAATCCCGCTATTTCAGCTATTGATTTTGCAAAGTTTCCTCCACCACGCTGGTTTATATCTCCACATGCTTCTTCAGAACATTCTATTACATAATCAATTTCAGTAGGATCTATTTTTGAATCTTTTAACATTTCAATTGCTGAAATTACTCCTGATGCTTTAACTACAAGATTTTCGGCCATTACATGTGAATTTAAGTTTGGATCTACGTCATGAGCTCTTTTTACATATCCTACTACTTTTCCTTCATGAGTTAATGTGTAATCTTTAGGGTCTATTTCGCTAATGTCATCACCTTTAAGCTGTCCAAAGAAAGGTTCCAATTCTTTGAAATTTGCTTCTATTTTTGGACGTACTGCAGATATAAATTCTTCTGATAAATGTACCAGATCAAATGCATCTACTATTTTCAACATTGCAATGAACTCATCCTGAGGAACTATCTGTCCAAATTTCCCGTGACGGTCACCTTTCTGATCTTTTATTTCATACCAAGGCATAGGAAATGTATTTAACTCTTCAGGAGTTTTTCTTCCTATATAAACTTGGTTTGGAAGATAATCTACAACTTCTTCGTAACTTCTTATGTGGTTCTTTATTTCTTTTAAAAATTCTGAGTCAGGGTTAGTTTCTCTTTCTATTGCACATGTTGATCCATTTTCAATCATGTCAGGTGTATGGACAAGAACATAACCTGCTCCTCTAAATACTGGATAATTCATATTTTTATTTGGAGCCGTCTTAAAAGGACTGTTTTCCAATTAAGACAAGCTCCGTCTCCTTTCTGAATTATTTTAAGTTAATTATTCAAATACTGTTTGACCGTCTACTTCAGTTGTTAATGCATTTAATGCTTTTTCAACTAATTTTCTTCTTATTTTTCTTTCTTCTTCTATACTATCTAATTTTGGATTACCCAATGGGTGAGGTATCGCTATAGTTGGAACGATTCTATTTGCTCCAACTGTTAGTGATATAGGTACTACTGTACACATATGTACTACAGGTATACCATATTTTTCTATTCCTTTTACCATCGTTGCACCGCAACGAGTACAAGTTCCTCAAGTAGATGTAAGAATAACTGCATCTACCCCATCAGCCACTAATTTTTTTCCAATTTCTTCTGCAAACGCTTTTGCACTTGCTACTGCTGTACCATTTCCTACAGTAGTAGAAAATTTTTCGTACAATTTTCCAATTTTTCCTGCTTTTTCAAATTCTCTTAATACATCTACAGGTAATACACGATCAGCATCTTCATTTGCATATACAGGGTCATAACCTCCATGAGCTGTTTCATATGTTTCTGCTGTTAGGTCTTCAACACCTTCTATACTGTATGTTCCATATTTTGAAGCTGAAGATGATTCTATATGATCAGGATTTCCTTTAGGAACGATTCCTCCGGACGTAACTAGAGCAATTTTTGCTTTAGACAAATCTTTAATGGCCGGAGCTGGTTCAACACGGTCAAAATCTGGCATAGGATATTCTGTTTCAAAAGCTTCACCTTTGATTTTTTTAATCAGCATATCTACCGCACGTTTTGATCCTCTATCCTTGTGGAAGTAGTTTACCCTTACTCCTTTAGCTATATATCCGTCTTCAGCTGGTGAAAGTATTTCTTCACCTTTTGCTAATTTTGCTGCTAATTTTGCTAATTTAGGTAAAACTTTTCTCATCCCTGCAGCACTGTCAGTTGCTTCTACAATATATACATCTTTTCTGTACATATCTACACCAGGGTTTTCAATATACATTGCTGTTACAGCAGGTATATGTAATTTATCTTGAATAAGTTTTGTAATTGTTCCTGCAGCAACCCCATAACGTCCTGCGTTAAATGCTGGTCCTGCAATGAATAATTGAGGATTTTCTCCTTTAATCATTTCTAATAAAGTCGCTTGAGCTTTTTCTAAATTTTCATTGAAATAGCTGTCTCCACATACTACTGCAGCTACTATTTCAAATTCGTCTCCCAGTTTTGCTTGTAATTGTTCGGATATTGGCGGTAATTCTTTACGCAATTCAGGCTCTATGTGAGCTTGTTCTTCTCCTCCAACTCCAGCAAAAAACTGGTTAATATAATGCACTACTCTTATCTTTGACATTTTTTCCTCCTCATTCTGTAGTTGGATTATTCACCACGTACATCTTTCATTTCTTCTGAAATTGCATCTACATCCAATACCATTTCCATCATTCCAACCTGTTCTTCATAAACAGCTGGATCAACTTGTGATTTTACTTCTTCTTCTACTATGTGGTAAACTGCAAGATGTAATTCTACTCCTGCCAACGGCCCTGCAAAAGTTGGATCTCCTACAGTTACTGTTTCAGCTGCTAGACCAGCAGCTTCGGCTTCTGACGCACCTAATAAAACCGCAACGTTTTCGTTACCATATTTTTCGGCAGCTTCTTTAACACGTTTTTGGTTTTCTAAGTCCATCGCACCTGCAGCCGTTCAGACAAAGCATTCAGTAGATGCAAATACGATCTCTGTTCCTTCAATAGTTTTTACACATTCTTCGATAGCTTGACCAGGTATACCGTCTCTATCTCCGATAATGATTATTTTTTTATTTTTTAAATCACTCATCATCTTTACCTCCAATTTATTTTTTTGAAAATTAACTTAAATTTTTTATTACTTTATTTTTTATAAATTTTATTTGGCTGTTCGTTTACTTTTAATAAGTTTTTGCTGTTAAATATCCAAATCCTGTTTCATTTGTTGCACCTGTGATTGCCTGAATTTCAACTTCGATTGTTCCATTTTCCTTCAATGAATCGTGGTTTCCTCCTGCAATTACATTAACTACATCAATATGCCCAATTACTTTATCTAATTTAGGTAATGTAATTAATTGGTTTGCATTTCCTCCTGTTACAACTGCATCAGCTTTAGGATCTGCATCAGCCAAGCTTTGGCTTGCTCCGTTTTGTCCTGCATATTCATCAGTAACAATAACAGTTTTAACACCTTCTGTTTCGATTTTTTACAGTTCATTATCAGGTCAGTATCCGGATTTCCAAATCCTTCCTGAGAAACGATAGCTGCATCAAGTCCTAAATACTTAGTAAATTTAGCTGTCCAGTTAGATGATCTTTCTTTATCAGCTAGATATACGTTTTCATTTGTTATGATAACACCAAGGAAGTTTATTTCTTTTCCGTGTTTTTCATAAAGTTCTTCTATTACACCATTATTTAAGTGTACGTAAGTAGGATTTTTATCACATGCAGACACACAGTTTCCACTTACGATTGCTCCATCCATTATTTCTGTTGGATAAAGAATTGTAGGAACTATTTGTTTCGCATCTACTCCGTATACATAAGTATCGTGTAACAGTCCTTGAGTCTGTAGCATATATACATATCCTACTTTTGGTAAATTTGGATATTCTGCTATCTGTTCAAGTAATGGTTTTGTTTCATATACTTTTGTTTCTTCAGGCTGTAAGTTTCTTGCAAGTTCTCCTAAATATTTAGCAGCTTTGAATCCAATGAAACGTACCGCTTTTTCATGTTCATGCTGTTTAATTCCTTCAGCAGGTTCAGCAATGATTACTAAGTTATTCAGTTTTGAGAAAGGTGTATACTCAGCACCTGGTCCAGTCATATCAATGATACCTTCCTGAAATCCAACTATTTTTCCTGTAGTTACTACAGCCATACCTTTTAAAGCTATAGTTTTCCCTTCTCCTACAGTATCAACTTTAGATAGTACTCCTGGGAAAATTCCTCCTCTCCCTTCTACCTTAACACGAGGTTCTATTACATCTTTTACTGGTGTAATACGAACACTTTCGCCCGGCTTTGCTATGTCAAATTCTACTGATACTATTGCTTCATCATCCCAAATTGCCTTTCTTAATTCATCTTTGTTAACATATAACACATTATTTTCAATCTTAGACTCTGAAGCAAACTGAATGTCCTTTATGTATATCTTGCCTAACTCAAGACGCATAACGACTCCTCCTTTACTATTAAATATATTTTTTGATTAATGCCTCTACATTTTCTATAGTCGCATCATCTTTTGTTACTTCATCAATTTTTTCACCATCTTTATAGACAGCTAATGTAGGTAATCCTAAAACTCTTTGTTTGATAGCCAGACGTCTTGCTGATGTAGTATCCAGTGCTGCAAATTTCATTTTACCATCATATTTTTCAGCAAGCTTATGAACTTCAGGCATTAAAGCCTTACATGGTTCACATCCTTGGCTCCAAAAATCCACAAATACATATCCTTCAGCTTGCAATACTTCGGCTTCAAAGTTGTCTTTGTTTAATTCTAACATTCTCATCACACCTTTCTATTTTCTTTTTTTAAATAATATATATAAATTATTATTTAATGAATTTAGTTATAGTTTTTACAAATTACTATTTAAATAATCTAGTGCAAATTGCACAAACAACGCAGCTCCATATTTAAAATAATCTTCATCCAGCTTGAACTTTTCATGATGAGGGAAATATATACTTCCTTTTTCCTCATTTTTATATCCTACGAAAGCATACACACCTTTTGCGTGTTGAAAATAATATGACATATCTTCTGATGCCATTGGTCTTTGTGTAGGTATGTTACAACCTTTTCCAAGTATCTTTTCAGCAGATTTATTTGCAAGTTCTACCATATCCTTGTCATTGCATAGACTTAAAGTGCTTTCTTCAATTTCTACTTCTGCTGTTATTTCATACGCATCTGCAATAGCTTTTGCATGTCTTTTAATTCCTTCATGAACAGCTTTTCTTGCATCAGGATTAAAATATCTCATTGACATTTCAACTTCAGCATACTTTGAAATAATATTTGCTTTAGTTCCACCAGTGAACTTTCCTACAGAAACTACCACAGCTTCCTGAGGGTTTATATTTTTTGTTATCACTGACTGAATGTCTGTTACAAAGAGACACGCAGGATGTATTGTATCTTTTGCAAGATGTGGTGCTGAACCATGTCCAGATACACCTTCGAACTTGACGTATATTGTGTCACATCCTGAAAGTCTATAGCCTGGTTCAATATTTACAGTTCCTGTAGGTTGAGGCATACCATGCATTCCAAAGCATGCATTTACACCTTCCATTCCTCCTGCAGCAATTATTTTTTTTGCTCCTGCAAATATTTCTTCACCTTCCTGAAAAAAGAATCTTATCTCACCATTTATTTCGTCTCTCATTTCAGAAAGTACATTTGCTGCTCCAAGCAACATTGCTGTATGTGCATCATGACCGCATGCATGCATAACTCCATGATTTTTTGATTTAAATTCAACATCAGACTGCTCAATAATGGGTAATGCGTCGAAATCCGCTCTCAAAGCTATTGTTTTTCCAGGTTTTCCACCCTTTAAAACTGCAATGATACTTGTACCATCTCGTATTTCCTTTATTTCAAAATTAAGCTTTTTAAGTTCTTCAAGAACTAATTTTTTTGTATTGAACTCCTGACAGCTTAATTCAGGATTTTCATGTAATCTACGTCTTAAACTAATTATATAATCTTCGTATTTTTTTACTTTATCTAACATTCAGGTGTACCTCCTTATTTACTTTCTTCATATACATTACTTGCATGCGTTTCTGTAGTAAAGAAAGAGAAAATAGCACTTACTGCCACTAAAACTATAAGTATCAGGTAAGCTTTTTTATATCCTACCTCAGGAATATTTTTGTTTGCATCAAGTATATTTCCCATTACAACAGGTACTATTGCTGCTCCTAAAAAACCTATACAGTTTACTATTCCTGTTGCTATTCCAGAAAGTCTCCTGTCATTAACTTCATTTCCAACTGTCCAGCAAAGTGTAAATGCTGTCATTACAAATCCAAATACAAATAAATATATTGTCAATAAGCTTAAAGGTAATTTAACATATATAAGTATTACCCAAAGCACTAATGTGGCAACAGATGAAGCTATTAGTATGGATTTTCTATTTTTAAATTTATCTGATAAATATCCTATAACAAGTCCACTTATTGCTGATCCAACAACAGCGGATATAATATAATTCGCCGCTTCTATTTTTGTAATTGAATAGATTTCCATTAGGAAAGATACTCCGAATGTTCCTAAAAACACTGTATATCCTGTATATAAACCAATATATACTAGTGATATAGTCCATGTTCTCGGATTTGATAATACAGATTTAAGAGCTTGTGCTACATTTAAATTTACTGCTACACGAGGTCTGTTTTCAATTTCATCCATTCCTGGCAGTCCAATATCTGTAGGGTCATCTTTTACAAATAGGAGTGTAAGTACAGCAAAGAAGATCATGATTATTCCCATATATACAAAAGTATTTCTCCAACCAAAATTACTTACTGCTATAACTAATGGTGTTTGTGCTATTATAGCACCTAGATTTGCCGCAAGTCCTGCAAAACCAATCATAAGTGCAAAGTTTCTTGAATAAAACCAACGTGATTGTATTTTTATCAAACATACAAATACTACTGATACTCCAATACCTACTAAAAACCTTGAAATATAAGCCACTCCTAAACCTGGAGCAAGCCCAAAGCATATAGATCCAACTGCAGCTATTATTGAAAATATAAATACTGTCTTTTTAGGTCCTATTTTATCTGCAAGTATTCCCGAAGGTATCTGCATTACGAAATACGCGTAAAAATACATTGCTCCAATATTTGCAAACTGTGCAGCACCTATATTAAAGGCTTTCTGCAAATCACTTTTAACAACTCCTGCACTCATTCTATGAAAAGTTACAAATACATAAGTTATTGCAAGTATAAGCCATACAACCCATCTATATCTTTCTACTTTTTTTATCTGTTCACTTTTAACCGCTCTATTGTCTGTCGCCATCTCATCTCCTTTTTAAATTATTCAAATTCCTTACTTATGTATTTTTCAGCCATAATTGCTGCTACTGCACCGTCTGCTGCAGCCGTAACAACTTGACGAACTTCCTTAACTCTGCAGTCTCCTGCTACGAATACACCAGGGACATTTGTTTCAGTACTTTCTCCTGCTACAATGTATCCATACTGATCTATATCAACTTTCCCTTTAAACAGTTCTGTTTGAGGTTGATATCCTATGAATACAAATAATCCCATTGTTCCATCTTCTTCATCCGCTTCAACTTCATATACTTCATCTGTATCAAGATTTTTAAACACTATTGATTCAAGTATTCCGTCACCCTTTACTTCTTGAACTACAGTTCTTATTCTGATGTCAAGGTTAGGAACAGCTTTAGCCTTTTCAAGAGTAATATTTTCACATTGGAAATGATCCAACATATGAACAATGTGAACCTGTCTTGCAAATTTAGTAAGGTAGATAGCTTCCTCCACTGCACTGTTTCCTCCACCTACTACATATACTTCCAAATCTTTAAAGAAATCTGCATCACATGTTGCACAGTATGAAATTCCTTTTCCAGAAAGTTCTCTAA
Coding sequences:
- a CDS encoding sodium:alanine symporter family protein, giving the protein MGLVDIINNLNNFLTSNILMWGLLGAGAFLSIILGFPQITKMPRAFGLVFGGLFKKKDSQKGSMSSFQALATAVAAQVGTGNVAGVATAITAGGPGAVFWMWVSAFLGMGTIFTEACLAQKYRRKVNGELVGGPAYYISEGLKKTGGLAKGLAVFFAVTIILALGFMGNAVQSNSIAAGIKGISGLEGINPGIIGVVVAVLAALIFMGGMGRIAKFAELVVPIMAVVYILGSIVILIIFNKEVIPTIAWIFKSAFTGNAVAGGIAGSVVKVAVQKGVARGLFSNEAGMGSTPHAHAVAHVKHPSEQGLSAMVGVFIDTILVCTATALSILVTGAYNVQGANGKYLVGAQLTQGAFKLSFGEFGAVLLAVCLAFFAFTTIIGWYYFGESNIKYLFGSKALLPYRIIVVICIIIGSLQEVELVWSLADIFNSLMVIPNLIAIVWLSFEVKALLKDYNKKFEEGNVYYDYKDE
- a CDS encoding MFS transporter, with product MATDNRAVKSEQIKKVERYRWVVWLILAITYVFVTFHRMSAGVVKSDLQKAFNIGAAQFANIGAMYFYAYFVMQIPSGILADKIGPKKTVFIFSIIAAVGSICFGLAPGLGVAYISRFLVGIGVSVVFVCLIKIQSRWFYSRNFALMIGFAGLAANLGAIIAQTPLVIAVSNFGWRNTFVYMGIIMIFFAVLTLLFVKDDPTDIGLPGMDEIENRPRVAVNLNVAQALKSVLSNPRTWTISLVYIGLYTGYTVFLGTFGVSFLMEIYSITKIEAANYIISAVVGSAISGLVIGYLSDKFKNRKSILIASSVATLVLWVILIYVKLPLSLLTIYLFVFGFVMTAFTLCWTVGNEVNDRRLSGIATGIVNCIGFLGAAIVPVVMGNILDANKNIPEVGYKKAYLILIVLVAVSAIFSFFTTETHASNVYEESK
- the grdC gene encoding glycine/sarcosine/betaine reductase complex component C subunit beta, whose amino-acid sequence is MENSPFKTAPNKNMNYPVFRGAGYVLVHTPDMIENGSTCAIERETNPDSEFLKEIKNHIRSYEEVVDYLPNQVYIGRKTPEELNTFPMPWYEIKDQKGDRHGKFGQIVPQDEFIAMLKIVDAFDLVHLSEEFISAVRPKIEANFKELEPFFGQLKGDDISEIDPKDYTLTHEGKVVGYVKRAHDVDPNLNSHVMAENLVVKASGVISAIEMLKDSKIDPTEIDYVIECSEEACGDINQRGGGNFAKSIAEIAGLVNATGSDLRGFCAAPTHALISAASYVKAGIYKNVMVVAGGATAKLGMNAKDHIKKGIPVLEDVLGGFAVLVSENDGVNPIIRTDLVGKHNVGTGSSPQAVISALVTPGLEKANLKITDIDVFSVEMQNPDITKAAGAGNVPEANYKMIGALAVMRGDIEKKDLKSFIDTKGLPGWAPTQGHIPSGVPYVGFLRDDLTTGNKNRAMIVGKGSLFLGRMTNLFDGVSFIAERNTGEKSEEGAVSKEEIRKIIAESIKKLAQNIADTEE
- a CDS encoding M20 family metallopeptidase, with the protein product MLDKVKKYEDYIISLRRRLHENPELSCQEFNTKKLVLEELKKLNFEIKEIRDGTSIIAVLKGGKPGKTIALRADFDALPIIEQSDVEFKSKNHGVMHACGHDAHTAMLLGAANVLSEMRDEINGEIRFFFQEGEEIFAGAKKIIAAGGMEGVNACFGMHGMPQPTGTVNIEPGYRLSGCDTIYVKFEGVSGHGSAPHLAKDTIHPACLFVTDIQSVITKNINPQEAVVVSVGKFTGGTKANIISKYAEVEMSMRYFNPDARKAVHEGIKRHAKAIADAYEITAEVEIEESTLSLCNDKDMVELANKSAEKILGKGCNIPTQRPMASEDMSYYFQHAKGVYAFVGYKNEEKGSIYFPHHEKFKLDEDYFKYGAALFVQFALDYLNSNL
- the trxB gene encoding thioredoxin-disulfide reductase, whose translation is MAEHFDLIIIGSGPGGLAAALYAARGRMKTLVLEKGQNGGQAAITHLIENYPGSIEDPTGPKLTHRMLEQAKNFGAEIRKEEVVDVDFTGKEKIIKCKGAEYTAKAVVIATGATPRKLDAPGIRELSGKGISYCATCDADFFKDLEVYVVGGGNSAVEEAIYLTKFARQVHIVHMLDHFQCENITLEKAKAVPNLDIRIRTVVQEVKGDGILESIVFKNLDTDEVYEVEADEEDGTMGLFVFIGYQPQTELFKGKVDIDQYGYIVAGESTETNVPGVFVAGDCRVKEVRQVVTAAADGAVAAIMAEKYISKEFE
- a CDS encoding co-chaperone YbbN, which codes for MLELNKDNFEAEVLQAEGYVFVDFWSQGCEPCKALMPEVHKLAEKYDGKMKFAALDTTSARRLAIKQRVLGLPTLAVYKDGEKIDEVTKDDATIENVEALIKKYI
- the grdD gene encoding glycine/sarcosine/betaine reductase complex component C subunit alpha, translated to MSKKIISEVLLELADAIETGNFGKKVKVGVTTLGSEHGTENIIKGAQLAKNDLFDIVLIGKGHEDFESYETETEDEAHKKMEELLDSGEIVSCVTMHYNFPIGVSTVGRVITPGRGNEMFIATTTGTSATDRVEAMVRNTIYGIATAKSVGIKKPTVGIINIEGARQTEKILSELQKNGYDFEFTESQRADGGAVMRGNDLLMGTPDVMVTDSLTGNLFMKIFSSFTTGGDYEAEGYGYGPGVGENYDRRILILSRASGSPVVAKALKYAYEVATGEVNVLARDEYKKAQAAGLDKIFAELKNKKQENKPSEEIKAPEKEVVTSQIAGVDIMDLEDATKVLWKHGIYAENGMGCTGPIILVNKVNKDKAKEILKAEGLLS
- the grdB gene encoding glycine reductase complex selenoprotein B: MSKIRVVHYINQFFAGVGGEEQAHIEPELRKELPPISEQLQAKLGDEFEIVAAVVCGDSYFNENLEKAQATLLEMIKGENPQLFIAGPAFNAGRYGVAAGTITKLIQDKLHIPAVTAMYIENPGVDMYRKDVYIVEATDSAAGMRKVLPKLAKLAAKLAKGEEILSPAEDGYIAKGVRVNYFHKDRGSKRAVDMLIKKIKGEAFETEYPMPDFDRVEPAPAIKDLSKAKIALVTSGGIVPKGNPDHIESSSASKYGTYSIEGVEDLTAETYETAHGGYDPVYANEDADRVLPVDVLREFEKAGKIGKLYEKFSTTVGNGTAVASAKAFAEEIGKKLVADGVDAVILTSTUGTCTRCGATMVKGIEKYGIPVVHMCTVVPISLTVGANRIVPTIAIPHPLGNPKLDSIEEERKIRRKLVEKALNALTTEVDGQTVFE
- the grdA gene encoding glycine/sarcosine/betaine reductase complex selenoprotein A, which codes for MSDLKNKKIIIIGDRDGIPGQAIEECVKTIEGTEIVFASTECFVUTAAGAMDLENQKRVKEAAEKYGNENVAVLLGASEAEAAGLAAETVTVGDPTFAGPLAGVELHLAVYHIVEEEVKSQVDPAVYEEQVGMMEMVLDVDAISEEMKDVRGE